The Pygocentrus nattereri isolate fPygNat1 chromosome 17, fPygNat1.pri, whole genome shotgun sequence genome window below encodes:
- the ube4a gene encoding ubiquitin conjugation factor E4 A produces the protein MTDQGNNNQNISGNPFAALFSSLADAKQFASGQKLQQQTEPPSEDSGESQSESDNSVSDSIEDNDDSVAEISRSFRSRQELCEQLNVNHMIQRIFLITLDNSDPSLRSGNGIPPRCVYLEEMAADLDGQDWLDMDTIEQAIFSRLLLLEPGNHLIYMTSCNVVNLSADRDAGEKRAIPYLYACYQRAKEEVTKVPEKLLSYAVRCKNLTVSNARTVLLTPEIYISQNVYEQLLDLLLESVNRAQIEEVVEFLEEVIAGLLADQEVRSFGEVMVPVFDIFQGRVKDLDLCQLLLYSYLDILVYFSRQKDIAKVLVEHIQPKDPNNGLQYQKTLLGTVLNISCLLKTPGVVESHGFFLNPSRSSPQEMKIQESNIHQFIGQFHDKLHQILKNLLQQSTETRHLLLSWLGSCLQANMGRAKIWVNQMPEIFFQMFASDAFFLNLGAALLKLCQPFCRPRSPKLLTFNPTYCALRDLSEEERRNRNVHARGLDKETCLIPVPPQQTTEFAQSYSLLTENLILTQLTLHLGFHRLHDQMVKMNQSLHRLQGTWREAQLSGGPVAEQLREQFEHLMTVYLSTKAAATQPAMLQNCLNLQASSAALLVQLSLGNQGSEHVPLSFPLPPLQNSLLCYVPEFFAENMGDFFIFLRRFADEVLELSSESLEQVLNFITVYMGNVERMKNPHLRAKLAEVLEAVMPHMESVSPSAPQPIMFQRQRVFCSYCHAPHLAEALITVFVDIEFTGDPHQFEQKFNYRRPMYPILKYMWGEDSYRESIKHLADYASKNLEAMNPPLFLRFLNLLMNDAIFLLDEAIQYLSKIKLLQLERDRGEWEGLAPDARREKESSLQMFGQLARFHNIMSNETIGTLAFLTSEIKGIFVHPFLAERIISMLNYFLQHLVGPKMGALKVKDFSEFDFKPQQLVSDICTIYLNLGDEENFCATVPKDGRSYSPTLFCQTVRVLKKINKPGDMIVAFSHLADKIKSLADRHQQEEETYSDAPDEFLDPIMSTLMLDPVLLPSSNVTVDRSTIARHLLSDQTDPFNRSPLTMDQIRPNEELKQQIMQWLAEHKQRGMQMGPSG, from the exons CGGAAGACTCTGGGGAGAGCCAGTCTGAGTCAGACAATTCGGTGTCTGACAGCATAGAGGACAATGATGACTCGGTGGCAGAGATCAGCCGCTCTTTTCGCTCGCGGCAGGAGCTCTGTGAACAGCTCAATGTCAATCACATGATCCAGCGGATCTTCCTCATCACTTTAGACAACA GTGACCCAAGTCTCAGAAGTGGTAATGGCATACCCCCTCGCTGCGTCTACCTTGAAGAGATGGCCGCTGACCTTGATGGCCAAGACTGGCTTGACATGGACACAATAGAGCAG GCTATTTTCAGCAGGCTGCTTTTACTAGAACCGGGGAACCACCTCATCTACATGACTTCCTGCAATGTAGTGAACCTGTCTGCAGATCGTGACGCAGGGGAGAAACGGGCCATACCGTACCTTTATGCCTGTTACCAGAGAGCCAAGGAAGAG GTCACTAAAGTGCCAGAGAAGCTTCTGTCTTATGCTGTGCGCTGCAAGAACCTGACTGTGTCCAACGCTCGCACGGTGCTGCTCACCCCGGAGATCTACATCAGTCAAAATGTGTACGAACAGCTGCTGGACCTGCTGCTGGAGTCGGTCAACAGAGCTC AAATTGAGGAGGTGGTGGAGTTTCTAGAGGAAGTGATCGCTGGTCTTTTGGCTGATCAGGAAGTGCGCTCTTTTGGAGAGGTTATGGTGCCAGTGTTTGACATTTTCCAAGGCCGCGTGAAAGACTTAGACCTCTGCCAGCTGCTGCTTTATTCCTATCTGGATATTCTGGTCTACTTTAGTCGACAAAAAGACATCGCCAAG GTACTTGTGGAACATATTCAACCCAAAGATCCTAACAATGGACTTCAGTATCAGAAGACCCTTCTGGGCACTGTGTTGAATATTTCTTGTTTGCTGAAAACTCCTGGGGTGGTGGAAAGCCATGGATTTTTCCTCAATCCCTCCCGCTCCAGTCCACAGGAAATGAAGATTCAAGAGTCTAATATCCACCAG TTCATAGGCCAGTTTCATGATAAGCTGCACCAGATTTTGAAGAACCTGCTGCAGCAGTCTACTGAGACCCGTCACCTGCTGCTCTCCTGGCTGGGCAGCTGCCTGCAAGCTAACATGGGACGGGCCAAAATCTGGGTCAACCAGATGCCTGAAATCTTCTTCCAGATGTTTGCCTCAGACGCGTTCTTCCTGAATCTAGGTGCTGCGCTCCTCAAACTCTGCCAGCCCTTCTGTCGCCCTCGCTCCCCCAAACTCCTCACCTTTAACCCCACCTACTGTGCTCTTAGGGACCTGAGTGAGGAGGAGAGGCGCAACAGGAATGTGCATGCCAGAG gGCTAGATAAGGAGACTTGTCTCATTCCGGTTCCCCCTCAGCAAACGACTGAATTTGCCCAGTCGTACAGCCTTCTCACAGAGAACCTGATCCTCACTCAGCTCACCCTGCACTTGGGCTTCCACAG ACTACATGATCAGATGGTAAAAATGAACCAGTCTCTGCACCGGCTGCAGGGCACATGGCGAGAGGCCCAGCTGAGCGGAGGTCCAGTAGCAGAGCAGCTGCGGGAGCAGTTTGAACACCTGATGACGGTTTACCTGTCCACTAAGGCTGCTGCCACTCAGCCTGCAATGCTCCAGAACTGCCTCAATCTGCAGGCCTCCTCTGCAGCCCTGCTGGTCCAACTCAGCCTGGGCAACCAAGGCTCTGAGCACGTTCCCCTCTCGTTCCCTTTACCTCCACTACAGAACAGCCTGCTGTGCTATGTGCCAG AGTTCTTTGCTGAGAACATGGGTGACTTCTTCATTTTCCTTCGACGCTTTGCTGATGAGGTGCTGGAGTTGTCCTCAGAGAGCTTGGAGCAAGTTCTCAACTTCATCACTGTGTACATGGGAAATGTAGAGAG AATGAAAAATCCTCATCTGCGGGCAAAGCTGGCCGAGGTTCTGGAAGCTGTGATGCCGCATATGGAGTCTGTTTCGCCTAGCGCTCCGCAGCCCATTATGTTCCAGCGACAGAGGGTGTTCTGCTCCTACTGTCACGCGCCTCATCTAGCTGAAGCGCTCATCACTGTGTTTGTAGACATTGAGTTCACTG GTGATCCTCATCAGTTTGAACAAAAGTTTAATTACAGGAGGCCCATGTACCCTATTCTGAAGTACATGTGGGGAGAGGACAGCTATAGAGAGAGCATCAAG CATCTGGCGGATTATGCATCCAAAAATCTAGAAGCCATGAACCCACCACTTTTCCTAAGGTTCCTCAACCTACTTATGAATGATGCCATCTTCTTACTTGATGAGGCTATACAG TACCTGAGTAAGATCAAGCTCCTGCAGCTGGAGAGGGACCGGGGTGAGTGGGAAGGCCTGGCCCCTGATGCccgcagagagaaagagtccaGTCTGCAGATGTTTGGACAGCTGGCCCGCTTCCACAACATCATGTCAAATGAGACCATTGGCACCTtagcttttctcacatctg AGATCAAGGGTATCTTTGTTCACCCTTTCCTTGCTGAGAGGATCATCTCCATGCTCAATTACTTTTTGCAACACCTGGTGGGACCTAAAATGGGTGCCCTGAAGGTGAAGGACTTCAGTGAGTTCGACTTCAAACCTCAGCAGTTGGTATCGGACATCTGTACCATTTACCTGAACCTGGG AGATGAGGAGAACTTCTGTGCCACTGTTCCAAAGGATGGGAGGTCGTATTCTCCAACCCTGTTCTGTCAGACGGTTCGAGTCCTGAAGAAGATTAACAAACCCGGCGATATGATTGTTGCTTTCAGCCACCTAGCAGATAAAATAAAG TCTCTGGCAGACCGGCATCAGCAGGAAGAAGAGACATACTCGGATGCTCCTGATGAGTTCTTGGATCCCATCATGTCAACCTTGATGCTTGATCCTGTGCTGCTACCTTCTTCAAATGTCACAGTTGACCGTTCAACAATAGCTCGCCACCTGCTTAG TGACCAGACAGACCCTTTCAACCGCAGTCCGCTCACCATGGACCAGATCAGACCCAACGAAGAACTCAAGCAACAGATCATGCAGTGGCTGGCCGAGCATAAGCAAAGGGGTATGCAGATGGGACCCAGTGGCTAG